Proteins encoded together in one Bacteroides zoogleoformans window:
- a CDS encoding LytTR family transcriptional regulator DNA-binding domain-containing protein, with product MSKLAELLRSPYPIFYQRWKAVVLPSAVIFLILYLLQPFGISEMQYSKFPVLLGYGVVTLLASSSVVYLFPLLFPAYYREERWTLGKNLLNILTTCFMVIIGIWLYTSFLFGVALNISLFLLCSMWVLLLSPFPVVFFLMWNRNLQLTRNLREATEINLHLSKEMSLEDMENRLVEKFSSGRILTFTGGSKEVFDVVAEDFLYAEAEGNYIKVAYRPDREKPVVKKLLRSTVKQAEEAVAVCPFIIRSHRAFLVNVRRVVKVVGNSQGYKLSLEGCEEEIPVSRAYAKKVRTLIENRIKR from the coding sequence ATGAGCAAATTGGCAGAACTCCTGAGAAGCCCCTATCCGATATTCTATCAACGCTGGAAGGCGGTGGTGCTGCCTTCGGCTGTTATTTTTCTGATATTGTATTTGTTGCAACCGTTTGGAATCTCGGAAATGCAGTATAGTAAATTTCCCGTACTGCTGGGCTATGGGGTGGTCACTTTGCTTGCATCGTCTTCGGTGGTTTATCTGTTTCCTTTACTGTTTCCTGCCTATTATAGAGAAGAGAGATGGACGTTAGGAAAAAACTTGCTGAATATTTTAACCACCTGTTTTATGGTTATCATTGGCATTTGGTTATACACTTCTTTTCTGTTTGGAGTTGCTTTGAATATCAGCTTGTTTTTGCTTTGTTCAATGTGGGTGTTGCTGCTATCTCCGTTCCCTGTAGTGTTTTTTCTGATGTGGAATCGAAACCTGCAACTGACCCGTAACTTGAGGGAAGCTACGGAAATAAATCTTCATCTTTCAAAAGAAATGTCTTTGGAAGACATGGAGAACAGACTGGTAGAAAAGTTTTCTTCAGGGAGAATATTGACTTTCACCGGAGGGAGCAAGGAGGTCTTTGATGTTGTAGCGGAAGATTTTCTTTATGCGGAGGCAGAGGGGAATTATATCAAAGTGGCTTATCGTCCGGACAGAGAAAAACCGGTTGTCAAAAAGCTGTTGCGTTCCACCGTGAAGCAGGCGGAGGAAGCTGTCGCGGTTTGCCCTTTCATTATCCGCAGCCATAGGGCATTTCTTGTAAATGTAAGGAGGGTGGTGAAAGTAGTCGGAAACTCACAGGGATATAAATTGAGCCTCGAAGGGTGCGAAGAGGAAATACCCGTTTCGCGCGCTTATGCCAAAAAGGTGAGAACATTGATTGAAAACCGGATAAAAAGGTAG